A single Candidatus Thalassolituus haligoni DNA region contains:
- a CDS encoding phasin family protein — MQDTVLNAFAEQAKTMYAPMSKFNSLFVENMEKMTDFQLTAIKSYAEMGLDQMKKASDVKDAEGMRAYTAAQAEAATSLNKKIMEDAKIFSDMAMEFKSQVEGIMEEARTTAATTATTAKPATKAATKAA; from the coding sequence ATGCAAGATACCGTCCTGAATGCATTCGCAGAACAAGCGAAAACTATGTATGCGCCTATGTCCAAGTTCAACAGCCTGTTTGTTGAAAACATGGAAAAAATGACTGACTTCCAACTGACCGCCATCAAGAGCTATGCCGAGATGGGTCTGGATCAGATGAAGAAAGCATCTGACGTGAAAGACGCAGAAGGTATGCGTGCTTACACTGCTGCACAGGCTGAAGCTGCCACCTCGCTGAACAAGAAAATCATGGAAGATGCGAAAATTTTCTCTGACATGGCCATGGAGTTCAAATCCCAGGTAGAAGGCATCATGGAAGAGGCTCGCACTACAGCGGCTACTACTGCTACTACTGCAAAGCCAGCGACTAAAGCAGCTACCAAAGCCGCTTAA
- the aroC gene encoding chorismate synthase: protein MSGNSIGTLFTVTTFGESHGLALGAIIDGCPPGIELNEDDLQRDLDRRKPGTSRYTTQRREDDAVRILSGVFEGKTTGTPIGLMIENTDQRSRDYSNIATTFRPAHADYSYNQKYGFRDYRGGGRSSARETAMRVAAGAIAKKVLAAKGIEIRGYLSQLGPIAIDNSQFDWQQVEQNPFFCPDASKVSAMEEYMTALRKEGNSVGARISVVASGMMPGLGEPVFDRLDADLAHALMSINAVKGVEIGDGFDVVAQKGTEHRDEMTPEGFLSNHAGGILGGISTGQDLVAHIALKPTSSLVIPGQSIDVEGHSIEVVTKGRHDPCVGIRATPIAEAMMAIVVCDHLLRHRGQNGDVYCSTPIISGLAGQTGH, encoded by the coding sequence ATGTCTGGAAATAGCATTGGAACACTTTTCACCGTGACCACCTTTGGTGAAAGTCACGGCTTGGCATTGGGTGCCATTATCGACGGTTGTCCTCCGGGCATCGAGCTGAATGAAGACGATCTGCAACGTGATCTGGATCGTCGCAAACCGGGTACGTCGCGTTATACCACCCAACGTCGTGAAGACGATGCGGTGCGTATCCTGTCAGGTGTATTCGAAGGCAAAACCACTGGCACACCGATTGGACTGATGATCGAAAATACCGATCAGCGCTCCAGGGATTATTCCAATATTGCTACCACATTCCGTCCGGCCCATGCCGATTACAGCTATAACCAGAAGTATGGCTTTCGTGACTATCGTGGTGGTGGTCGTTCATCGGCTCGCGAAACCGCCATGCGGGTGGCTGCTGGCGCGATAGCCAAAAAAGTACTGGCTGCAAAAGGCATAGAGATTCGTGGCTATCTGTCCCAGCTGGGTCCTATTGCTATAGATAACAGCCAGTTTGACTGGCAACAGGTGGAGCAAAACCCGTTCTTTTGTCCAGATGCCAGCAAGGTCTCGGCGATGGAAGAGTACATGACGGCATTACGCAAGGAAGGCAACTCGGTCGGTGCCAGAATATCCGTGGTTGCCAGTGGCATGATGCCGGGTCTGGGTGAGCCGGTGTTTGATCGCCTCGACGCCGATCTGGCTCATGCCTTGATGAGCATCAATGCGGTAAAAGGCGTGGAAATTGGTGATGGCTTTGACGTGGTAGCACAAAAAGGCACAGAACATCGTGACGAAATGACACCGGAAGGGTTTCTCAGTAATCATGCTGGCGGTATTCTCGGCGGGATTTCTACGGGTCAGGATCTGGTTGCCCATATCGCTCTGAAACCAACGTCCAGCCTGGTCATTCCGGGGCAGTCTATCGATGTTGAGGGCCACTCGATCGAAGTGGTGACCAAAGGACGTCACGACCCTTGCGTCGGGATTCGTGCCACGCCCATTGCTGAAGCTATGATGGCCATTGTGGTCTGCGACCATTTGTTGCGTCACCGTGGCCAGAATGGCGACGTGTATTGCAGTACACCAATTATTTCTGGACTTGCTGGTCAAACAGGTCACTGA
- a CDS encoding patatin-like phospholipase family protein produces the protein MTKTVALALGSGGARGYAHIGVLDVLEARGYNVVGISGCSMGAVIGGFYCAGKLPLFREWVGKLGYLDVLKLVDVSLLSSGVIRGDRVFSMISELLEDCLIEDLDIPFTAVATDMTAKKEVWFQRGSLDLAIRASAAIPSILHPVKINGRTLVDGGVLNPLPISPCISIHADYLFAVDLNSDAAMPGDFVFAREDTGQQKRDWFNSVVDKATSWLDSKRRADASSHVDENIGKLEMMNQMFETMQLSLTRFKTAAYPPDLMINMPIESCEMYEFYRAKEMIELGRHIAEKALDAFEQGSCSPYGQRMA, from the coding sequence ATGACGAAAACAGTCGCGTTGGCGTTAGGCAGCGGTGGTGCACGGGGGTATGCCCATATTGGTGTACTGGATGTGCTTGAGGCTCGTGGTTATAACGTCGTGGGTATCTCGGGTTGTTCCATGGGGGCTGTGATCGGTGGTTTCTATTGCGCTGGCAAGTTACCGCTCTTTCGCGAGTGGGTTGGCAAGCTGGGGTATCTGGATGTGCTCAAACTGGTCGATGTGTCCTTGCTGTCGAGTGGAGTGATTCGTGGTGATCGTGTGTTCAGCATGATCAGCGAATTGTTGGAGGACTGCCTGATAGAGGATCTGGACATTCCCTTTACGGCAGTCGCAACTGATATGACGGCCAAAAAAGAAGTCTGGTTTCAACGTGGGTCGCTGGATTTGGCGATTCGGGCTTCGGCGGCAATTCCCAGTATTTTGCACCCGGTGAAGATTAATGGCAGAACGCTGGTGGATGGTGGTGTGCTGAATCCATTACCGATTTCTCCCTGTATCTCCATTCATGCCGATTATCTGTTTGCCGTCGACCTGAACTCGGATGCGGCCATGCCAGGCGATTTTGTCTTTGCCCGCGAAGACACCGGCCAGCAAAAACGCGACTGGTTCAACTCGGTGGTAGACAAGGCGACCAGCTGGCTGGATTCGAAACGTCGGGCCGATGCGTCCAGTCATGTCGATGAAAATATCGGCAAGCTGGAAATGATGAATCAGATGTTTGAAACCATGCAGCTGTCGCTCACCCGCTTCAAAACCGCCGCTTATCCGCCCGATCTGATGATCAATATGCCGATTGAATCCTGTGAAATGTATGAGTTCTACCGCGCCAAAGAGATGATTGAACTGGGACGCCATATTGCCGAAAAAGCGCTGGATGCCTTTGAGCAGGGTAGCTGCAGTCCTTACGGTCAGCGTATGGCTTGA
- the prmB gene encoding 50S ribosomal protein L3 N(5)-glutamine methyltransferase, whose translation MYLHQNASAAIEELSTIQDMLRWSASRMNEFDIYFGHGTDNAWDEARLLVTHALMLPWELSPEWYSARLTRQERESVIALVVERIDSRFPAPYLTGQAWFCGLPFVVDERVLIPRSPIAELIQNEFLPWWQGEGKPQRMLDLCTGSGCIGIACAVQFPDAEVELLDISFDALTLAEENIQRHGLGHRVQALQSDLFAAAHGQYDLIVSNPPYVDAEDMASLPEEFQHEPALALAAGEDGLDLVRIMLRQARQYLSDDGLLVVEVGNSWPALEAAFPELPFVWPDFERGGHGVFVLQARELELLSELHSDD comes from the coding sequence ATGTATTTGCATCAGAATGCCTCCGCGGCAATTGAAGAGCTGAGTACCATTCAGGATATGCTGAGGTGGTCGGCCAGCCGTATGAACGAATTCGACATTTACTTCGGCCATGGCACCGACAATGCCTGGGATGAAGCCCGACTGCTGGTGACGCATGCGCTGATGTTGCCATGGGAGTTATCCCCTGAGTGGTACAGTGCCCGGCTGACACGGCAAGAGCGTGAATCCGTTATTGCACTGGTCGTTGAACGCATAGACAGCCGCTTTCCGGCACCTTACCTGACCGGGCAAGCCTGGTTTTGTGGTTTGCCGTTTGTGGTGGATGAGCGGGTATTGATACCCCGTTCACCGATTGCAGAATTGATTCAGAATGAGTTTTTGCCCTGGTGGCAGGGTGAGGGTAAACCACAGCGTATGCTTGACCTGTGTACCGGTTCAGGCTGTATCGGTATTGCCTGCGCTGTACAGTTCCCGGATGCCGAAGTCGAGTTGCTGGATATCTCCTTTGATGCGCTTACGCTGGCAGAGGAAAACATCCAGCGCCATGGGTTGGGACACAGGGTTCAGGCATTACAATCTGACCTGTTTGCTGCAGCCCATGGCCAATACGATCTGATTGTCTCCAATCCCCCCTACGTTGATGCGGAAGATATGGCTAGCCTGCCGGAAGAATTCCAGCATGAACCAGCGCTGGCGCTGGCAGCGGGAGAGGATGGCCTCGACCTGGTGCGGATTATGCTCCGTCAGGCCCGGCAGTATCTCAGTGATGATGGTTTGCTGGTGGTGGAGGTGGGCAATAGCTGGCCTGCTCTGGAAGCTGCCTTCCCGGAATTGCCGTTTGTCTGGCCAGACTTCGAACGTGGAGGCCACGGCGTGTTTGTACTGCAAGCCCGCGAGTTGGAGCTATTGTCTGAACTGCACTCTGATGACTGA
- a CDS encoding TrmH family RNA methyltransferase — MRAAGCYGASAIYYTGKRFARAAKYHQDTKNASQHIELSAVESFTELAGQHRTLVCVEFAVGATPLPEFIHPDHALYIFGPEDGSVDQSIIDVADAVVYVPTIGCMNLGATVNVLLYDRMAKQQQAIDHSERIKSSRDVNNRLVFRNGNR; from the coding sequence ATGCGTGCTGCCGGTTGTTATGGTGCCAGTGCCATTTATTATACCGGCAAGCGATTTGCGCGAGCGGCAAAATATCATCAGGATACCAAGAACGCTAGCCAGCATATTGAACTGAGCGCGGTTGAGTCTTTTACTGAATTGGCCGGACAGCATCGGACGCTGGTGTGTGTTGAGTTTGCTGTCGGGGCAACTCCGTTACCGGAATTTATTCATCCTGATCATGCCTTGTATATCTTTGGCCCGGAAGATGGATCTGTCGATCAGTCCATCATTGATGTGGCTGATGCTGTGGTTTATGTTCCAACCATTGGTTGCATGAACCTGGGGGCCACCGTCAATGTGTTGTTGTATGATCGTATGGCCAAACAGCAACAGGCTATTGATCACAGTGAGCGTATCAAAAGCAGCCGTGATGTGAATAATCGTTTGGTATTCCGTAACGGGAACCGCTAG
- a CDS encoding DUF6489 family protein: MKINVSFDLTPEEFRRVMGLPDVQQFQQEVFSQMMEKMKSGEEGYDAMSLYKPLFSESMNAMTQFQQLMFGMMAGKSEENSNE, encoded by the coding sequence ATGAAAATAAATGTCAGTTTTGATTTAACGCCAGAAGAATTTCGCCGGGTTATGGGGTTACCGGACGTTCAGCAATTCCAGCAGGAAGTTTTTAGCCAAATGATGGAAAAAATGAAGTCCGGAGAAGAGGGTTATGATGCCATGTCGCTATATAAACCCCTGTTCAGTGAAAGCATGAATGCCATGACCCAGTTTCAACAGCTGATGTTTGGCATGATGGCCGGAAAAAGCGAAGAAAATTCTAACGAGTGA
- a CDS encoding MFS transporter translates to MSDTHRQVRQPLAIFYALFFSLVGCNAPYWGPYLQSLGFDYGAIGSAIAAFSLIRIVAPMLWAHWSRHFQTPLHMARIAGLLTAVCFSAIWWVDGFWPVVGVMLLYGFFWSAMLPQYEVLTMQAIANSLEDYSRIRLWGSVGFVITVALLGWLFEYISVQWLPVIMLVLMLGVVINSWRLTRISTGQAPTGDGAGSSIWKLSGRWPVMAFLLVNLLLQVSHGPLYTFFSIYLEENGYSSASVGLLWALGVIAEVILFWRMRWLLRWLSLRHWLLASLAMTALRWLLIAAFPQQVWVLLLAQVSHAFTFAMLHAVCIRYVPVLFAGNQGKGQALYSSAGFGLGGALGAWLSGYFWHLGGEQVFIGAAAVAILALIVAWQGMKIELE, encoded by the coding sequence GTGTCTGATACCCATCGCCAGGTTCGCCAACCCCTGGCGATTTTTTATGCGCTGTTTTTCTCGCTGGTTGGCTGTAATGCCCCTTACTGGGGGCCATATCTGCAATCCCTTGGCTTTGATTATGGCGCTATTGGCAGTGCCATTGCTGCTTTCTCCCTGATCCGTATCGTTGCTCCCATGCTCTGGGCTCACTGGAGCCGTCATTTTCAAACGCCCTTGCACATGGCCCGTATTGCCGGGTTGCTGACTGCCGTTTGCTTCAGTGCGATCTGGTGGGTGGATGGTTTCTGGCCGGTGGTGGGCGTTATGTTGCTGTATGGCTTCTTCTGGTCAGCGATGTTGCCTCAATACGAAGTGCTGACCATGCAAGCCATTGCCAACAGCCTGGAAGACTACAGTCGTATCCGCCTCTGGGGGTCGGTCGGCTTCGTGATTACCGTCGCCTTGTTGGGTTGGCTGTTTGAATACATCAGTGTGCAATGGCTGCCTGTGATCATGCTGGTGCTGATGTTGGGTGTGGTGATCAATAGCTGGAGGCTGACACGGATCAGTACGGGTCAGGCTCCGACTGGCGACGGAGCCGGGAGCTCAATCTGGAAATTGTCTGGGCGCTGGCCAGTGATGGCCTTTTTACTGGTTAATCTGTTACTGCAGGTGAGCCATGGGCCGCTGTATACCTTCTTCAGTATTTACCTGGAAGAGAATGGCTACTCATCTGCCAGCGTGGGGTTACTTTGGGCACTGGGCGTGATAGCTGAAGTGATTTTGTTCTGGCGCATGCGGTGGTTGTTACGCTGGCTGAGTTTACGCCACTGGTTGTTGGCCAGCCTGGCGATGACGGCACTGCGCTGGCTCTTGATCGCCGCCTTTCCACAGCAGGTATGGGTACTATTGTTGGCCCAGGTTTCCCATGCATTCACCTTCGCCATGTTGCATGCTGTCTGTATCCGCTATGTCCCGGTGCTGTTTGCTGGCAACCAGGGTAAGGGGCAGGCATTGTATTCCAGTGCCGGATTTGGCTTGGGCGGAGCATTGGGGGCCTGGCTGAGCGGCTATTTTTGGCATTTGGGTGGGGAGCAAGTGTTTATCGGAGCAGCGGCTGTTGCCATTTTGGCACTGATCGTTGCCTGGCAAGGCATGAAAATAGAACTTGAATAA
- a CDS encoding DUF885 family protein translates to MSRLYPILLRSLPLTLLFLGGCQASLSTRPDTQSKASLTYSNEQQAAVQEQLDNASNDYFQQLADRFPERARALGIEPEAAWSTLSATSQNGIYQQLQQQKQQLQSLPLDALPAQQQLVASTLIYRINQQLDWRDCDNNSMPLGSEHDWLNLLETSLSKDTRVDNIPGFHRYLKRLESAALLLQQWQQQISERSQRHVVMLGSSRKRTLRQLDQMMSGYPFTDSPEPSTLWRDIQTRLTPLDLYPSSHEVLESKAASILTNHLLPALRALRHQLAELPVQTSLSWQQQPNGDACYRLQLTEMGSAESPELLQEISKTRLSAIQQQLVQELTLDPAQTLAPQLRAWLASHRIQPSQPQQATRERLQQLNQQLPQLFAYLPTTVLVIQPSQDASVISPWYEAPRPALEQPGIYWTVANHPASSWRWPLDLYRNTLPGKHLQVALAQENTQLPDFMRAPINDDFEPGWLSIAAELAADLGGYQNAGEHAWVLLDEMEQELNLILDIGIHLYQWPQDKAIRYCQINSFLSEQDCQQRLQQIMEAPGRLARPAISRANLLSLIQSAESELGKDFVGQQFYSDWLAAGLLPPALYGQWLRLWVAQ, encoded by the coding sequence ATGTCACGCCTTTATCCTATATTGCTGCGATCCCTGCCTCTGACACTGCTGTTTCTGGGAGGTTGCCAGGCCAGCTTGTCAACTCGACCGGATACTCAGAGCAAGGCATCGCTCACCTATTCCAATGAGCAACAAGCAGCCGTTCAGGAACAATTGGACAATGCCAGCAACGACTATTTTCAACAGCTGGCTGACCGCTTTCCTGAACGGGCCAGAGCACTGGGAATAGAGCCTGAAGCCGCCTGGTCAACGCTATCCGCCACCAGCCAGAACGGCATCTATCAGCAGCTGCAACAACAGAAGCAACAATTACAAAGTCTGCCGCTCGATGCTCTGCCAGCACAGCAACAACTGGTTGCCAGTACGCTGATCTACCGTATCAACCAACAACTGGACTGGCGCGACTGCGACAACAACAGCATGCCACTAGGCAGTGAGCACGACTGGCTTAATCTGCTTGAAACCAGCCTGTCGAAAGATACTCGGGTCGATAACATCCCCGGCTTCCACCGTTACCTCAAACGCCTTGAATCCGCTGCGCTGCTGTTGCAGCAATGGCAGCAGCAAATCAGCGAACGCAGTCAGCGCCACGTCGTCATGCTGGGCAGCAGCCGCAAGCGCACCTTGCGCCAGCTTGACCAGATGATGTCTGGCTACCCGTTTACCGACAGCCCGGAACCATCTACCCTGTGGCGCGATATTCAAACCCGGTTGACACCGCTGGATCTCTACCCGTCCAGTCACGAGGTACTCGAAAGCAAGGCCGCCAGCATCCTCACCAACCATTTATTACCCGCCTTGCGGGCACTGCGTCATCAACTAGCTGAACTGCCCGTGCAAACCAGCCTGAGCTGGCAACAACAGCCCAACGGCGACGCCTGCTACCGTTTGCAATTGACCGAGATGGGCAGTGCAGAATCTCCCGAACTGTTACAGGAAATATCCAAAACCCGCCTCTCTGCCATACAGCAACAACTGGTTCAAGAGCTGACCCTGGATCCAGCCCAAACACTGGCTCCCCAGTTGCGCGCCTGGTTGGCATCACACCGGATACAACCGTCACAGCCCCAGCAGGCCACGCGTGAGCGCTTGCAACAGCTGAACCAGCAGCTCCCCCAGCTGTTTGCTTACCTGCCCACCACAGTGCTGGTGATTCAACCCAGCCAGGACGCCAGTGTCATCAGCCCCTGGTATGAAGCCCCCAGACCAGCACTGGAACAGCCGGGTATCTACTGGACCGTCGCCAATCACCCGGCCAGCAGCTGGCGTTGGCCACTGGATCTGTACCGCAATACCCTGCCGGGCAAACACCTGCAAGTAGCACTGGCGCAGGAAAACACGCAATTGCCCGACTTTATGCGTGCTCCCATCAACGACGACTTTGAACCGGGCTGGTTGTCCATCGCCGCCGAATTGGCAGCCGATCTTGGCGGCTATCAGAATGCCGGAGAACACGCCTGGGTATTGCTGGATGAAATGGAACAGGAGCTGAATCTTATTCTGGATATCGGCATCCATCTTTATCAATGGCCGCAAGACAAGGCCATCCGCTATTGCCAGATCAACAGCTTTCTGTCGGAACAGGATTGCCAACAACGCCTGCAACAGATAATGGAAGCACCCGGACGCCTGGCTCGTCCGGCAATCTCGCGCGCCAACCTGCTGAGCCTGATTCAGTCGGCTGAATCCGAATTGGGGAAAGACTTCGTCGGCCAACAGTTTTATAGCGACTGGCTGGCAGCCGGACTGCTACCACCAGCACTGTATGGCCAATGGTTGAGGTTATGGGTGGCGCAGTAA
- a CDS encoding DUF3422 family protein, producing MISSPHAPDIASPSLSLNVHPMRSVLYEELHNRPSPVIEGSCQVAHFTVKLNDNRQELHAHVVELCRRYSVPAPDPDSSCLYQDFGGFELRWERHLEFANFTFIVATEEPFATDALAFIPKDWLAAMPGELVVAVNLSLVNDTPDEKQLYDWFEGQRVSGASVASGQALVWTAFRLHSDGFGRIVAVNKGLNPYQTGRLVQRLFELETYRLMSLLALPVARKMGNELTRVETSLAQLIQNISELENQFEDRDLLKSLSQLAADVERYRSDTNFRFAAAKAYHDLVRDRLDQLKEEPLDGVQSLREFLERRLTPGIKTCNSVRDQLEDLSRRIHRTTSLLRTRVDLSIQEQNQRLLTSMNKRSELQLRLQQTVEGLSVVVICYYILALVGIGADGLKAFGLQVDPYMLKGIALPVIVVVVFVAIHRLRHHLSEKTFDLEEK from the coding sequence ATGATCAGTAGTCCACATGCGCCGGATATCGCCAGTCCCAGTCTGTCTCTCAACGTTCATCCAATGCGATCGGTGTTGTACGAGGAGCTGCATAATCGCCCGTCGCCGGTAATTGAGGGGAGTTGCCAGGTGGCTCATTTTACGGTCAAGCTGAACGATAATCGGCAGGAGTTGCATGCCCATGTGGTGGAGTTGTGTCGCCGTTACAGTGTGCCAGCACCGGACCCGGATTCGTCCTGTTTGTATCAGGATTTTGGGGGCTTTGAGTTACGTTGGGAGCGCCATCTGGAGTTTGCCAACTTTACCTTTATCGTCGCGACCGAGGAGCCTTTTGCGACTGATGCGCTGGCGTTTATTCCAAAAGACTGGCTGGCGGCGATGCCGGGTGAGTTGGTGGTGGCGGTGAATCTGTCGCTGGTGAACGATACGCCGGATGAAAAACAGTTGTACGACTGGTTTGAAGGGCAGCGGGTATCGGGTGCATCCGTCGCCAGCGGCCAGGCGTTGGTGTGGACGGCATTTCGTTTACACAGTGATGGCTTTGGTCGCATTGTGGCGGTGAACAAGGGGTTGAATCCGTATCAGACAGGGCGCTTGGTGCAGCGCTTGTTCGAGCTGGAAACCTATCGTTTGATGTCGCTGCTGGCGTTGCCGGTGGCGCGTAAAATGGGCAATGAGCTGACTCGGGTTGAGACCAGTCTGGCGCAGTTGATCCAGAATATTTCGGAGTTGGAAAACCAGTTTGAAGACCGTGATTTGTTGAAGTCATTGTCACAGTTGGCAGCGGATGTGGAGCGTTATCGCTCAGATACCAATTTCCGTTTTGCGGCGGCCAAGGCCTATCACGATCTGGTGCGTGACCGTCTCGACCAGTTGAAAGAGGAGCCGCTGGACGGGGTGCAGAGTTTGCGGGAATTTCTTGAGCGGCGATTAACGCCAGGCATCAAAACCTGTAATTCGGTGCGAGATCAGCTGGAAGATTTGTCGCGTCGTATTCACCGCACAACCAGTTTGCTGCGCACTCGTGTGGATCTGTCGATTCAGGAGCAGAACCAGCGTTTGCTGACGTCGATGAACAAACGCAGTGAGTTGCAGTTGCGGTTGCAGCAAACGGTCGAAGGGTTGTCGGTGGTAGTGATCTGTTATTACATTCTGGCGTTGGTGGGTATTGGTGCGGATGGTCTCAAGGCATTTGGCTTGCAGGTTGATCCCTATATGCTTAAAGGTATCGCTTTGCCGGTGATTGTGGTGGTGGTTTTTGTGGCGATTCACCGGTTACGCCATCATTTAAGCGAAAAGACGTTTGATCTGGAGGAGAAATAG
- a CDS encoding DUF4892 domain-containing protein, whose translation MMLVVLCVLPVEAADDDRFSQLVAPVGARVLTDRTSSIDHFRLVLSAQKRAAAVTFADRELRISGSLRRLAWESSEKLDLDGLLEPLQNELAQGMSARVLYQCQDLDCGSSHFWANEIFENGRLVGRDNQQRYMVIYLPPTAAATLSTQRASATLLLVYATQRGPRQTVVGLDMIETSDNVLPGVVNRADISSMLSISSGWLPGFQVTDGQFDSVASAPLLNVLTSLSQGVQQRLFLVVHCYQSNDMSVNQTCSDRLAQQLRVASFDAGAELNVSGQAALALPPDGSLVPALRFVFWPRR comes from the coding sequence ATGATGCTTGTGGTCTTGTGTGTATTACCGGTCGAGGCGGCGGATGACGATCGTTTCAGTCAGCTGGTTGCCCCGGTGGGGGCGCGGGTGCTGACGGATCGAACCTCTTCGATTGATCATTTCCGTCTGGTGTTGTCGGCGCAGAAACGTGCGGCGGCGGTGACCTTTGCGGATCGTGAGTTGAGGATCTCCGGTTCTTTACGGCGATTGGCGTGGGAATCCAGTGAAAAACTGGATCTGGACGGCTTGCTGGAACCGCTGCAAAATGAGTTGGCACAAGGGATGTCGGCGCGAGTGTTGTACCAGTGTCAGGATCTGGATTGTGGCAGTAGTCATTTCTGGGCCAATGAAATCTTTGAAAACGGTCGCTTGGTGGGCAGGGACAATCAACAGCGCTATATGGTGATTTATTTGCCGCCAACTGCTGCGGCGACGCTGTCGACTCAGCGAGCTTCGGCAACACTGCTGCTGGTCTACGCTACCCAGCGTGGCCCACGTCAGACGGTGGTGGGGCTGGATATGATTGAGACTTCAGACAACGTGCTGCCGGGAGTGGTTAACCGTGCAGATATCAGCAGTATGTTAAGTATCAGCAGCGGTTGGCTGCCAGGATTTCAGGTCACTGATGGCCAGTTCGATAGCGTTGCCAGTGCGCCATTGCTGAATGTATTGACGTCGTTGTCACAGGGCGTACAGCAGCGTCTGTTTCTGGTGGTGCACTGTTATCAGTCGAATGATATGTCGGTGAATCAGACCTGTTCTGACCGCCTTGCGCAGCAGTTGCGGGTCGCCAGTTTTGATGCGGGAGCTGAGTTGAATGTCAGTGGGCAGGCGGCGTTGGCGTTGCCTCCCGATGGCAGTCTGGTACCTGCCTTGCGTTTTGTATTTTGGCCACGGAGATAA
- a CDS encoding delta-class carbonic anhydrase, protein MFVLVNDSSALDFGQLTQQGVRNGVHQALNIPTDTGYPVQYAGSTTGPGYNEAGSPFQVSWSVRPKVAKVNIATVGLWCKGNVFNEDHAHGVRNLVTNPDLLSPVK, encoded by the coding sequence GTGTTTGTTCTGGTAAATGACAGCAGTGCTCTGGACTTTGGCCAGCTGACTCAACAGGGTGTCCGTAATGGTGTGCATCAAGCGTTGAATATACCGACTGATACTGGTTACCCGGTGCAATATGCCGGTTCTACAACAGGCCCTGGCTACAATGAAGCCGGTTCGCCTTTCCAAGTGTCATGGAGTGTCAGACCCAAGGTAGCCAAGGTGAACATTGCCACGGTTGGTCTGTGGTGCAAGGGTAATGTGTTTAATGAAGATCACGCACACGGTGTCAGAAACCTGGTGACCAATCCAGACCTGCTGTCACCTGTGAAGTAA
- a CDS encoding delta-class carbonic anhydrase, producing the protein MLAQNTAGKGFGPQSPRDIDITDGKNNRVFSAAPASEYMNLCNIHFHKNAEHKGGEFTRYAGNGDGHGYQSGYEYTGSLSAGELTAVTEDICPSEHGSLVPGDTIEVHYVHSTAQVAPGPTLGARLSG; encoded by the coding sequence ATGTTGGCACAAAATACCGCAGGTAAGGGGTTTGGCCCTCAATCTCCTCGTGATATTGATATAACTGATGGTAAGAACAACCGTGTATTCAGTGCGGCTCCTGCCTCTGAATATATGAATTTGTGTAATATCCACTTCCACAAAAATGCCGAGCACAAGGGGGGGGAATTTACCCGCTATGCTGGCAATGGCGATGGTCATGGTTATCAAAGTGGTTATGAATATACTGGGTCACTGAGTGCTGGTGAACTCACAGCCGTTACCGAAGATATTTGCCCGAGTGAGCATGGCAGCCTGGTTCCGGGAGACACGATTGAGGTTCATTATGTGCATTCAACTGCACAGGTTGCCCCTGGGCCAACTCTGGGCGCGCGCTTGTCTGGATGA